From the Negativicutes bacterium genome, one window contains:
- a CDS encoding glutathione S-transferase N-terminal domain-containing protein: MVKVYSINECPWCKKVKAYLDQKGVDYQEINVEEDEQGFQAMLNLSKQRNVPVIEINNDFVVGFDREKIDELLK, from the coding sequence TTAATGAATGTCCTTGGTGTAAAAAGGTTAAAGCTTATTTAGACCAAAAAGGGGTAGATTATCAAGAAATTAATGTTGAGGAAGATGAACAAGGGTTCCAAGCAATGCTTAATTTGTCAAAACAACGTAATGTACCGGTGATTGAAATAAACAATGATTTTGTCGTTGGTTTTGACAGAGAAAAAATTGATGAATTATTAAAATAA
- a CDS encoding arsenate reductase ArsC, producing MKKVAFICVHNSCRSQMAEALARVIGLEVLEAYSAGTETKPQINQDAVMVMKELGIDMEINQSSKLLSDIPEVDIVITMGCNVVCPMIKSSYREDWGLEDPSGKGLAEFRQTRNIIKNKVDSLVTRIKNNLL from the coding sequence ATGAAAAAAGTTGCCTTTATTTGTGTTCATAATTCTTGTCGGTCGCAAATGGCCGAAGCTTTGGCGAGGGTTATTGGGCTGGAGGTGTTAGAAGCTTACTCCGCCGGTACTGAAACTAAACCGCAAATTAATCAAGATGCAGTTATGGTAATGAAAGAGTTGGGGATTGATATGGAAATTAATCAAAGCTCTAAATTATTGTCAGATATCCCGGAAGTTGATATTGTCATTACGATGGGCTGTAATGTTGTTTGTCCGATGATAAAAAGCAGTTACAGAGAAGACTGGGGGCTAGAGGATCCTTCGGGAAAAGGCTTGGCAGAATTTCGCCAAACCAGAAATATAATAAAAAATAAAGTTGATAGTCTAGTAACGAGAATAAAAAATAACTTACTGTAA
- a CDS encoding cob(I)yrinic acid a,c-diamide adenosyltransferase has product MKEQGYVQVYTGDGKGKTTAAIGLTIRALGAGKKVCLLQFMKNKEYSEHKILESFYPQLVCKTFGKPFFIATDQCQINPERLDSEVVFYKPSNPPIEYVNMIKDGLKEALAAVSSGEYDLVVLDEINLVLFFELAKWEALKAILDARKPEVELVLTGRKADQRLLACADLVTDMQEAKHYYAEGVQGRLGIEL; this is encoded by the coding sequence ATGAAAGAACAAGGTTATGTGCAAGTCTACACTGGGGATGGCAAGGGGAAAACGACAGCTGCTATTGGTCTTACTATCAGGGCGTTAGGAGCCGGAAAGAAAGTTTGCTTGCTGCAATTTATGAAGAATAAAGAATATAGCGAACATAAAATTTTGGAATCTTTTTATCCGCAATTAGTTTGTAAAACTTTTGGCAAGCCTTTTTTTATTGCTACTGACCAATGTCAGATTAATCCAGAACGGCTAGACTCAGAAGTTGTTTTTTATAAACCGTCTAATCCACCGATTGAATATGTTAATATGATTAAAGATGGCTTAAAGGAAGCTTTGGCGGCGGTTAGTTCGGGAGAGTATGATTTGGTTGTTTTAGATGAAATTAATTTGGTATTATTTTTTGAGTTGGCAAAATGGGAAGCATTAAAAGCGATTTTAGATGCACGCAAACCGGAAGTGGAATTGGTATTGACTGGTCGAAAGGCGGATCAACGCTTATTGGCTTGTGCTGACTTGGTAACTGATATGCAGGAAGCTAAACATTATTATGCTGAAGGTGTCCAAGGACGGTTAGGAATTGAGCTGTAA